From one Pseudomonas sp. B21-048 genomic stretch:
- a CDS encoding MotA/TolQ/ExbB proton channel family protein → MWELVKSGGWMMLPIILSSIAAMAIVAERLWTLRASRVTPEHLLGQVWVWIKDKQLNKEKLKELRANSPLGEILAAGLANSRHGREIMKECIEEAAARVIHELERYINALGTIAAMAPLLGLLGTVLGMIDIFSAFMGTGMGTNATVLAGGISKALITTAAGLMVGIPAVFFHRFLQRRIDELVVGMEQEAIKLVEVVQGDRDVDLAEGKA, encoded by the coding sequence GTGTGGGAATTGGTCAAATCCGGCGGCTGGATGATGCTGCCGATCATTCTGAGTTCCATCGCGGCCATGGCGATCGTCGCCGAGCGTCTCTGGACCCTGCGTGCCAGCCGTGTGACCCCGGAGCACTTGCTCGGTCAGGTCTGGGTCTGGATCAAGGACAAACAACTCAATAAAGAAAAACTCAAGGAACTGCGCGCCAACTCTCCGTTGGGCGAGATCCTGGCCGCCGGTCTGGCGAACTCCAGGCATGGTCGCGAGATCATGAAAGAGTGCATCGAAGAAGCCGCAGCGCGGGTGATTCATGAGCTCGAACGCTATATCAATGCCCTCGGCACCATTGCCGCCATGGCCCCGTTGCTGGGTTTGCTGGGTACGGTGCTGGGCATGATCGATATTTTCAGTGCGTTCATGGGCACGGGCATGGGCACCAACGCCACCGTGCTGGCCGGGGGTATTTCCAAGGCGCTGATCACCACCGCCGCAGGTCTGATGGTCGGCATCCCAGCCGTGTTCTTCCACCGCTTTCTGCAACGCCGGATCGATGAGTTGGTGGTGGGCATGGAGCAGGAAGCGATCAAATTGGTCGAGGTGGTACAGGGCGACCGCGACGTGGACCTGGCCGAGGGCAAGGCGTGA
- a CDS encoding DNA internalization-related competence protein ComEC/Rec2: protein MRTGMMALALGLLALRFLPALPPAGLWLLLTVVGLMLLPFRTFPLAFLLFGLSWAGANAQWALNDRLALNLDGETRWVEGRVTGLPQQVEGVVRFELTDNQSRRTRLPRHLRLAWYGGPPVNSGERWRLAVKLKRPAGLLNPHAFDYDAWLLARHIGATGTVKDGQRLMEAQWAWRDGIRQRLQAVDAQGRTGALTALVLGDGAGLSREDWQVLQDTGTVHLLVISGQHVGLLAGVVYLLIAGLARYGLWPKRLPWLPWACGLAFAAALGYGLLAGFEVPVRRACLMIGLVLLWRLRFRHLGAWWPLLLAFDGILLLDPLASLQPGFWLSFAAVAVLIFTFGGRLGPWRWWQTWTRAQWLIAIGLCPLLLVLGLPISLSGPMANLLAVPWISLVVLPPALLGTLLLPVPYVGEGLLWLAGGLIELLFKGLALIAGQLPAWVPVAVPLWVWALGTLGAFVLLLPRGVPLRLLGWPMLLLLVFPPRHTLPEGMAEVWQLDVGQGLAILVRTRHHTLLYDAGPRFGDIDLGERVVLPSLRKLGVNGLDLMLISHADADHAGGARAIASAMPVKQVLSGDHLALPDELHAEGCESGQQWTWDGVTFQLWQWPSASDSNQKSCVLQIEANDERLLLTGDIDAAAERALLDGPLAVPTDWLQAPHHGSRSSSSVALLRALQPKAVLISRGNGNSFGHPHPTVVARYQKRGVAIYDSAEQGAIRLQLGRFEPPWTMLQERRFWRDPPPLSQ from the coding sequence ATGCGCACAGGGATGATGGCGCTGGCGTTGGGTCTGCTGGCCCTGCGTTTTTTACCGGCATTACCGCCGGCGGGGTTATGGCTGTTGCTGACGGTAGTGGGATTGATGTTGCTGCCGTTTCGCACCTTTCCCCTGGCATTTTTGTTGTTCGGTTTGAGTTGGGCGGGCGCGAATGCGCAGTGGGCGCTGAATGATCGTCTGGCACTGAATCTCGATGGCGAGACTCGCTGGGTCGAAGGTCGTGTGACCGGGTTGCCGCAACAGGTCGAGGGCGTGGTGCGTTTCGAGCTGACGGACAATCAGTCGCGTCGCACCAGACTGCCTCGGCACCTGCGCCTGGCCTGGTATGGCGGGCCGCCCGTGAACAGCGGCGAGCGTTGGCGACTGGCGGTCAAATTGAAGCGTCCTGCCGGATTGCTCAATCCGCATGCGTTCGATTACGACGCCTGGTTACTGGCCCGGCACATCGGCGCCACCGGGACCGTCAAAGATGGCCAACGACTGATGGAAGCACAGTGGGCCTGGCGCGACGGCATCCGTCAGCGCTTGCAGGCCGTGGATGCCCAAGGGCGAACGGGAGCGCTGACGGCGTTGGTGCTGGGGGATGGCGCCGGGCTCAGTCGTGAGGACTGGCAGGTGCTGCAAGACACCGGCACCGTGCATTTGTTGGTGATTTCCGGGCAGCACGTTGGTTTGCTGGCGGGAGTGGTGTATCTGCTGATTGCCGGATTGGCGCGTTACGGCTTATGGCCCAAGCGCTTACCGTGGTTGCCATGGGCGTGCGGACTGGCGTTCGCGGCGGCGCTCGGTTACGGGCTACTAGCCGGCTTTGAGGTGCCGGTGCGGCGGGCCTGCCTGATGATCGGTCTGGTGCTGTTGTGGCGGCTACGATTTCGTCATCTTGGCGCGTGGTGGCCGCTGTTGCTGGCGTTTGATGGCATTCTGCTGCTGGACCCGCTGGCGAGCCTGCAACCAGGTTTCTGGTTGTCCTTCGCGGCGGTGGCGGTGCTGATTTTCACCTTTGGCGGGCGATTGGGGCCGTGGCGTTGGTGGCAAACCTGGACTCGCGCCCAATGGCTGATCGCGATCGGTCTGTGTCCGCTGCTGTTGGTGCTGGGGTTGCCGATCAGTCTCAGCGGGCCAATGGCTAATTTACTGGCGGTGCCCTGGATCAGTCTGGTGGTGCTGCCGCCGGCCTTGCTCGGGACGCTGTTGTTGCCCGTTCCTTATGTGGGTGAAGGGTTGCTGTGGTTGGCCGGCGGTCTGATCGAACTTTTGTTCAAGGGGTTGGCGTTGATCGCCGGGCAATTGCCCGCGTGGGTGCCGGTGGCGGTGCCGTTGTGGGTATGGGCGCTCGGCACGCTGGGGGCCTTTGTGCTGTTATTGCCGCGAGGCGTGCCGTTGCGCCTGTTGGGCTGGCCGATGTTGCTTTTGCTGGTTTTTCCGCCCCGGCACACGTTGCCTGAAGGCATGGCCGAGGTCTGGCAGCTGGATGTCGGTCAGGGGTTGGCCATCCTGGTGCGCACTCGCCATCACACCTTGCTGTATGACGCCGGGCCACGGTTTGGCGATATTGATCTGGGTGAGCGGGTGGTGCTGCCGTCATTGCGCAAACTGGGGGTGAACGGGCTCGATCTGATGCTGATCAGCCATGCCGATGCCGATCACGCCGGTGGTGCGCGAGCGATTGCCAGCGCAATGCCAGTGAAGCAAGTATTGAGTGGCGATCACTTGGCCCTGCCAGACGAGTTACACGCCGAGGGCTGCGAGAGCGGTCAGCAATGGACCTGGGACGGGGTAACGTTTCAACTCTGGCAGTGGCCGTCTGCCAGCGACAGCAATCAAAAATCCTGCGTGTTGCAGATTGAAGCCAATGACGAGCGGTTGCTGCTGACCGGCGACATCGATGCTGCCGCCGAGCGGGCGCTGCTCGACGGTCCATTGGCGGTGCCGACGGATTGGTTGCAAGCCCCGCACCATGGCAGTCGCAGTTCGTCTTCGGTGGCGTTGCTCCGCGCCTTGCAACCCAAAGCAGTGCTGATCTCCCGTGGCAACGGCAATTCTTTCGGCCATCCCCATCCCACGGTGGTGGCGCGCTATCAAAAGCGCGGTGTGGCGATTTACGACAGCGCCGAGCAAGGTGCCATTCGTCTGCAACTGGGACGCTTCGAGCCGCCGTGGACGATGCTTCAAGAACGGCGTTTCTGGCGCGATCCGCCACCCTTGAGCCAGTAA
- a CDS encoding DUF2062 domain-containing protein: MPRRLFKRYMPDPSSIREHKSLRFLGTLLHDPNLWHLNRHSVARAMAVGLFAAFLPIPLQMLLAAILAIVVRGNMPIAVSLVWLTNPITMPAVFFCTYQTGAWLMDVPARSLPDELTWEWISGEISTLWQPFLLGSVVTGLGLGALAYCLTMMYWRWWVSRQWKRRKKSRM; the protein is encoded by the coding sequence ATGCCCCGGCGTTTATTCAAACGTTACATGCCAGACCCGAGCAGCATCAGGGAACACAAATCCTTACGCTTTCTTGGCACCCTACTGCATGACCCGAACCTCTGGCACCTCAATCGCCACTCCGTGGCCCGGGCCATGGCGGTCGGTCTGTTTGCGGCGTTCCTGCCTATCCCGCTGCAAATGCTGTTGGCGGCGATCCTTGCCATTGTGGTGCGCGGCAACATGCCGATTGCCGTTAGCCTGGTCTGGCTGACCAACCCGATCACCATGCCCGCGGTGTTCTTCTGCACTTATCAGACGGGTGCCTGGTTAATGGATGTTCCCGCCCGCAGCCTGCCGGATGAGTTGACCTGGGAATGGATCAGTGGCGAAATTTCGACACTGTGGCAGCCGTTTTTGCTTGGCTCGGTGGTGACGGGGCTGGGGCTGGGTGCTCTCGCCTATTGCCTGACCATGATGTATTGGCGCTGGTGGGTGAGTCGGCAGTGGAAGCGGCGAAAGAAAAGTCGAATGTAA
- a CDS encoding ISL3 family transposase — translation MRDINTFLPFWEGFSVVTIKPDGDTLQIDLTPHATRFPSCGGCQKPCSTTHEYCERTVRDLPILGRAVRLSVLLRRVGCRDCGKRMEAVSWLDRYARMTRRLAEAVIQACERLPTLHVAQMFGLHWDTVRLLERRALQAALSVLPKAQPRRLVMDEFALFKGHRYASVVLDADTRRVLWIGEGRSRAAVRPFFEELGPQGCARIEAVAMDMNTAFDLEVRQQCPNARVIYDLFHVVAKYGREVIDRVRVDEANRLRHDKPARKVIKQARWLLLRNPQNLKTPEQQVRLEDLLAANQALMTVYLMKAELKTLWTPSTAWGWRSAWKQWLRHAQESEIPALIQFAKRLKGYWRGIVSRVRWPMHTGQLEGINNRIKVIKRMAYGYRDSEFFFMKIKSVFPGNP, via the coding sequence ATGCGCGATATTAATACTTTCCTTCCTTTTTGGGAGGGCTTTTCTGTTGTCACCATCAAGCCTGATGGCGATACGCTACAAATCGATCTAACCCCTCATGCCACCCGGTTCCCCTCCTGTGGCGGGTGCCAAAAGCCCTGTTCAACCACTCATGAGTATTGCGAGCGAACCGTTCGTGATTTACCCATCCTCGGCCGTGCGGTGCGTCTCAGTGTGTTGCTCAGACGTGTGGGCTGCCGTGATTGCGGTAAACGTATGGAGGCCGTCAGTTGGCTGGATCGCTATGCCCGCATGACGCGCCGCCTGGCTGAGGCCGTCATTCAAGCCTGCGAGCGCCTTCCCACGCTGCACGTGGCTCAGATGTTTGGGCTGCATTGGGACACCGTGCGGTTGCTGGAGCGTCGGGCCTTGCAAGCGGCGCTGAGTGTTTTGCCGAAGGCGCAGCCACGGCGCCTGGTGATGGACGAATTCGCCCTGTTCAAAGGTCATCGCTACGCCAGCGTTGTGCTGGATGCGGATACACGACGAGTGCTGTGGATCGGCGAAGGCCGCAGCCGAGCGGCGGTCAGGCCATTTTTCGAAGAGCTCGGACCGCAGGGTTGCGCTCGCATAGAAGCGGTGGCGATGGACATGAACACCGCGTTTGACCTGGAGGTTCGCCAGCAATGTCCGAACGCGCGAGTGATCTACGACCTCTTTCATGTGGTGGCCAAATATGGCCGAGAGGTCATTGATCGAGTCCGCGTCGACGAAGCTAATCGGCTACGTCACGACAAGCCTGCGCGCAAGGTCATCAAGCAAGCGCGATGGCTGCTTCTGCGTAATCCGCAGAACCTGAAAACGCCGGAGCAACAGGTCCGTTTGGAGGATCTGCTGGCGGCCAACCAAGCGTTGATGACGGTCTACTTGATGAAGGCTGAACTCAAAACGCTTTGGACGCCGAGCACCGCTTGGGGCTGGCGATCAGCCTGGAAGCAATGGCTGCGCCATGCTCAAGAAAGTGAAATACCGGCTCTGATCCAGTTTGCAAAGCGACTAAAGGGTTACTGGCGGGGCATCGTCAGCCGGGTTCGCTGGCCGATGCACACGGGTCAGCTGGAAGGCATAAACAATCGAATAAAGGTCATTAAGCGGATGGCGTACGGTTACCGGGACAGCGAATTCTTTTTCATGAAGATCAAGAGCGTCTTTCCCGGTAATCCGTGA
- a CDS encoding ABC transporter permease: MSSELQPNLVALNTIVYREVKRFTRIWPQTLLPPAITMVLYFVIFGNLIGRQIGGMGGFTYMEYIVPGLIMMSVITNSYGNVVSSFFGSKFQRSIEELMVSPVSPHTILIGYTLGGVLRGLMVGLIVTVLSLFFTTLQVHHLGVTVLVVVLTATIFSLLGFINAVFARNFDDISIIPTFVLTPLTYLGGVFYSISLLPPFWQTVSLANPVLHMVNAFRYGILGVSDIRISVAITFMLIATVVLYIGCARLLVSGRGMRT; encoded by the coding sequence ATGAGTTCCGAGCTGCAGCCCAACCTCGTTGCCCTCAATACCATCGTTTACCGTGAGGTCAAGCGCTTCACCCGGATCTGGCCGCAGACCCTGCTGCCGCCGGCCATCACCATGGTTCTGTACTTCGTGATCTTCGGCAATCTGATCGGTCGGCAGATCGGCGGCATGGGTGGCTTCACGTACATGGAGTACATCGTGCCGGGGCTGATCATGATGTCGGTGATCACCAACTCTTACGGCAACGTGGTGTCGAGTTTCTTTGGCAGCAAGTTCCAGCGTTCCATCGAAGAATTGATGGTGTCGCCGGTGTCACCGCATACAATTCTGATCGGCTACACCCTGGGCGGCGTACTGCGCGGGTTGATGGTTGGGCTCATCGTGACAGTGCTGTCGTTGTTCTTCACCACGCTGCAGGTGCATCACCTGGGTGTGACCGTTCTGGTGGTGGTGCTGACGGCGACGATCTTTTCGTTGCTGGGTTTCATCAACGCGGTATTTGCGCGCAACTTCGATGACATCTCGATCATTCCCACTTTTGTGCTGACACCGCTGACTTATCTGGGCGGGGTGTTCTACTCGATCAGTTTGTTGCCACCGTTCTGGCAGACCGTGTCGCTGGCCAACCCGGTGCTGCACATGGTCAACGCTTTCCGTTACGGCATTCTTGGTGTGTCGGACATCAGGATCAGCGTGGCGATTACCTTCATGCTCATTGCGACCGTTGTGCTGTATATCGGCTGTGCGCGGTTACTGGTGAGTGGTCGCGGGATGCGTACCTAA
- a CDS encoding ABC transporter ATP-binding protein: protein MSSALSIRQLTKTYGNGFQALSGIDLDVAEGDFFALLGPNGAGKSTTIGILSTLVNKTSGTVNIFGHDLDKEPAALKRCIGVVPQEFNFNQFEKTFDIVVTQAGYYGIPAKIAKERAEQYLTQLGLWDKRDVPSRSLSGGMKRRLMIARALVHEPRLLILDEPTAGVDIELRRSMWTFLTELNKKGITIILTTHYLEEAEQLCRNIGIIDHGTIVENTSMKQLLSQLHVETFLLDMKNTLQVAPQLLGYPAKLIDSHTLEVQVDKAMGITALFTQLAQQNIEVLSLRNKTNRLEELFVSLVEKNLSKVAV from the coding sequence ATGAGTTCCGCTCTGTCCATCCGGCAGCTAACCAAAACCTACGGCAACGGTTTCCAGGCCTTGAGTGGTATCGATCTGGACGTCGCCGAAGGTGACTTTTTCGCCTTGCTCGGCCCTAACGGCGCCGGCAAATCCACGACCATTGGCATTCTCTCGACCCTGGTGAACAAGACCAGCGGAACGGTGAATATCTTTGGTCATGACCTGGACAAGGAACCGGCGGCGCTCAAGCGCTGCATTGGTGTGGTGCCCCAGGAATTCAACTTCAACCAGTTCGAAAAAACCTTCGACATCGTCGTGACCCAGGCCGGTTACTACGGCATCCCGGCGAAAATCGCCAAGGAACGCGCCGAGCAGTACCTGACCCAGCTGGGCCTGTGGGACAAGCGCGATGTGCCGTCGCGCTCCCTGTCCGGCGGCATGAAGCGCCGACTGATGATCGCCCGTGCGCTGGTTCACGAACCGCGCCTGCTGATCCTCGACGAACCGACGGCGGGGGTAGACATCGAATTGCGTCGCTCGATGTGGACCTTCCTCACCGAACTGAACAAGAAAGGCATCACCATCATCCTCACCACTCACTATCTGGAAGAGGCTGAGCAGTTGTGCCGCAACATCGGCATCATCGACCACGGCACCATTGTCGAGAACACCAGCATGAAGCAGTTGCTCAGCCAGCTGCATGTCGAAACCTTCCTGCTGGATATGAAGAACACCTTGCAAGTGGCTCCGCAGTTGCTCGGTTACCCGGCCAAACTGATCGACAGTCATACCCTGGAAGTTCAGGTCGACAAGGCCATGGGCATTACCGCGCTGTTCACCCAATTGGCGCAGCAGAACATCGAAGTGTTGAGCCTGCGTAACAAAACCAATCGCCTCGAGGAGTTGTTCGTGTCCCTGGTGGAGAAGAATCTGTCGAAGGTGGCGGTATGA
- a CDS encoding glutathione S-transferase family protein: MLKIWGRKNSSNVRKPLWAAEELGLAYEAIDAGGAFGVVDTPEYRAMNPNGRVPVIEDDGFVLWESNTIVRYLMARHASDTAWYPTDLQARASAEKWMDWTTSSFAAPFRTVFWGVLRTPADQQDWPAIKAAIKECDDLLSMADQALAAKPYLSGDEIGMGDIPLGSFIYAWFEMPIERAPQPHLQAWYARLKQRPAYQKAVMTALT; encoded by the coding sequence ATGCTGAAGATCTGGGGTCGGAAAAATTCGTCGAATGTCAGGAAGCCGTTGTGGGCGGCCGAAGAACTGGGCCTGGCCTATGAAGCCATCGACGCCGGCGGCGCCTTTGGCGTGGTCGACACGCCTGAGTACCGCGCGATGAATCCCAACGGCCGCGTGCCGGTGATCGAAGACGACGGTTTTGTGCTGTGGGAGTCCAACACCATCGTCCGTTATCTGATGGCCCGTCATGCCAGCGATACGGCCTGGTATCCGACAGATCTGCAAGCCCGGGCCTCGGCGGAAAAGTGGATGGACTGGACCACCTCAAGTTTTGCCGCGCCGTTCCGCACGGTGTTCTGGGGCGTATTGCGCACCCCGGCAGACCAGCAGGACTGGCCGGCCATCAAGGCCGCGATCAAGGAGTGCGACGATCTGCTGTCAATGGCCGATCAAGCGCTGGCGGCTAAACCGTACCTGTCCGGCGACGAGATCGGCATGGGCGACATTCCTTTGGGCAGTTTCATTTATGCCTGGTTCGAGATGCCGATCGAGCGAGCGCCGCAGCCTCATCTCCAAGCCTGGTATGCGCGATTGAAACAGCGTCCGGCCTATCAGAAGGCGGTCATGACCGCGTTGACTTAA
- a CDS encoding acyl-CoA dehydrogenase — protein MLLLWILVLVVGMAYLAHRRTAPLPALGIIAVYLLAMGIFSHAPVWLMLIFWVMLAAVAAFLLLPDLRRKLFTAPMFSWFQKNLPPMSQTEREAIEAGTVWWDGELFSGRPDWNTLLAYPKAQLSEEEQAFIDGPTEALCAMVSDWQISQLMDLPPQAWDHIKQHGFFALIIPKEYGGKGFSAYAHSQIAMKLATRSGDLASTVMVPNSLGPAELLLHYGTDEQRNHYLPRLARGDDIPCFALTGPMAGSNVGGMTDTGVICTGEWEGKETLGLRLNWEKRYITLGPVATLIGLAFKAYDPDHLLGDKVDLGISLALIPTQTAGVEIGRRHLPLGASFMNGPNSGKDVFVPLEFIIGGQEMLGEGWMMLMNCLSVGRSISLPAIGTAAGKFTSLVTGQYAQVREQFNAPLSAFEGIQEALARIAGSTWLMDSARMLTANAVDLGEKPSVPSAIIKYHLSERGRECISHAMDVHGGRAIIMGPNNYLARSWQGAPISVTVEGANILTRNLMIFGQGAIRCHPFVLKEMALAHREDKQQALIEFDALLLDHLGFAVCNAASTLVLNLGLGHFEHMPGDKLSQGYFRALNRQAAAFALLADLSMMLLGGELKRRERLSARLGDVLSHLYLASGALKRYHDLDSPEHMHPLFTWAMEESLGQSERALDELLTNFPNKVLGCLLRVMVFPFGRRHRGPSDRLAAQVAAVISRAKGDPTLEELLGGCYRPQSPEDSVGALQHACNLLNDAKPLQKKLNTALRSRQVKPTVGESAIDAALEAGVLQPVEAQTLREAEVARRKVIDVDDFDPKELVLAKGKVR, from the coding sequence ATGCTGCTGTTGTGGATACTGGTTCTGGTGGTCGGGATGGCCTATCTGGCACATCGCCGCACTGCGCCGCTGCCCGCCTTGGGCATCATCGCTGTCTATCTGCTTGCAATGGGCATCTTCAGCCATGCTCCTGTCTGGCTGATGCTGATTTTCTGGGTGATGCTCGCCGCTGTGGCCGCGTTCCTGTTGCTGCCGGATCTGCGCCGAAAACTCTTCACGGCACCGATGTTCAGCTGGTTTCAAAAAAACTTGCCGCCGATGTCGCAAACCGAACGTGAAGCCATTGAAGCCGGCACGGTCTGGTGGGACGGCGAGCTGTTCAGCGGCCGCCCGGACTGGAACACACTGCTGGCCTATCCAAAAGCGCAACTGAGCGAAGAAGAACAAGCCTTTATCGACGGCCCGACCGAAGCGCTCTGCGCCATGGTCAGCGATTGGCAGATCAGCCAGTTGATGGACCTGCCGCCCCAAGCCTGGGATCACATCAAACAGCATGGCTTTTTTGCCCTGATCATTCCCAAGGAATACGGTGGTAAAGGCTTCTCGGCCTATGCCCACTCCCAGATCGCGATGAAACTGGCCACCCGCAGCGGCGACCTGGCCTCGACGGTCATGGTGCCCAATTCCCTCGGCCCGGCGGAACTGCTGCTGCATTACGGCACCGACGAACAACGCAATCATTACCTGCCACGGCTGGCTCGCGGCGACGATATCCCCTGCTTTGCCCTGACGGGTCCGATGGCGGGCTCCAACGTCGGCGGGATGACCGACACCGGGGTGATCTGCACAGGTGAATGGGAAGGCAAGGAAACCCTCGGCCTGCGTCTGAACTGGGAAAAACGCTACATCACCCTCGGCCCGGTGGCGACCCTGATCGGCCTGGCCTTCAAGGCCTATGACCCGGACCATCTACTGGGCGACAAAGTCGACCTGGGGATCAGCCTCGCCTTGATTCCAACCCAGACCGCCGGAGTTGAAATCGGTCGCCGTCACCTGCCGCTGGGCGCCTCATTCATGAACGGCCCAAACTCCGGCAAGGATGTATTCGTACCGCTGGAATTCATCATCGGCGGTCAGGAGATGCTCGGTGAAGGCTGGATGATGCTGATGAATTGCCTGTCGGTCGGGCGTTCCATTTCGCTGCCTGCCATCGGTACCGCCGCGGGCAAGTTCACCAGTCTGGTGACGGGCCAGTACGCGCAGGTTCGCGAACAATTCAACGCACCGCTGTCCGCCTTCGAAGGCATTCAGGAAGCACTGGCGCGGATCGCCGGCAGTACCTGGCTGATGGACAGCGCACGGATGCTCACCGCCAACGCGGTCGACCTCGGCGAAAAACCATCGGTACCCTCGGCCATTATCAAATACCACCTCTCCGAACGCGGCCGCGAGTGCATCAGCCACGCCATGGACGTGCACGGCGGCAGGGCCATCATCATGGGCCCGAACAACTACCTGGCGCGTAGCTGGCAAGGTGCGCCCATTTCCGTCACGGTCGAAGGCGCGAACATCCTGACACGTAACTTGATGATCTTCGGCCAGGGCGCTATTCGCTGCCATCCGTTCGTACTCAAGGAAATGGCCCTCGCCCACCGCGAAGACAAACAACAGGCCCTGATCGAGTTCGATGCACTGCTACTCGATCACCTTGGTTTTGCCGTGTGCAACGCCGCCAGCACACTGGTGCTGAACCTCGGCCTCGGGCATTTCGAACACATGCCCGGGGACAAGCTCAGCCAAGGCTACTTCCGCGCCCTCAACCGTCAGGCCGCGGCATTTGCCCTGCTTGCAGACCTGAGCATGATGCTGCTGGGCGGTGAATTGAAACGTCGCGAACGGCTGTCCGCACGTTTGGGTGATGTGCTCAGCCATCTGTATCTGGCCTCCGGTGCACTCAAGCGTTATCACGATCTCGACTCGCCCGAGCATATGCATCCGCTGTTCACCTGGGCCATGGAAGAGAGTCTCGGCCAGTCCGAACGCGCGCTGGACGAACTGCTGACCAACTTCCCGAACAAGGTACTTGGATGCTTGCTGCGGGTGATGGTGTTTCCGTTCGGTCGTCGCCACAGAGGCCCGTCGGACAGACTGGCGGCCCAAGTAGCAGCCGTCATCAGCCGCGCCAAGGGCGATCCAACGCTTGAAGAGTTACTGGGGGGCTGCTATCGCCCGCAATCACCAGAAGACTCGGTCGGCGCTCTGCAGCACGCTTGCAACTTGCTGAACGACGCCAAGCCACTGCAGAAAAAGCTCAATACGGCATTGAGAAGTCGCCAGGTCAAACCCACTGTTGGAGAATCTGCCATTGATGCCGCCCTGGAGGCTGGCGTCTTGCAACCAGTTGAAGCCCAGACCTTGCGCGAGGCAGAAGTGGCACGACGCAAGGTGATTGATGTCGATGATTTCGACCCAAAGGAGCTGGTATTGGCCAAAGGCAAGGTCCGCTGA
- a CDS encoding PA2817 family protein → MSNVVADHLVLLDHLRSILVAVGEAEQVPEESHALFLERFDELRALLPVDPIESQYLGQDILCQVITRYPQIAHLVPRDLLWYFAGDCLHYMPDDEIDLYQALEERRFEAEQNDEPFDWNQEKQLLAMSNQDSKH, encoded by the coding sequence GTGTCCAACGTCGTTGCCGATCATCTCGTCTTGCTCGACCACCTGCGCAGCATCCTGGTCGCCGTAGGTGAGGCCGAACAGGTTCCCGAAGAAAGCCATGCCTTGTTCCTGGAGCGCTTCGACGAACTGCGTGCATTGCTGCCGGTCGACCCGATCGAAAGCCAATACCTGGGCCAAGACATTCTGTGTCAGGTGATCACTCGTTATCCGCAAATCGCCCATCTGGTCCCGCGCGACCTGCTGTGGTATTTCGCCGGCGACTGCCTGCATTACATGCCCGACGATGAAATCGACCTGTACCAGGCCCTTGAAGAGCGTCGCTTCGAAGCCGAACAGAACGACGAACCGTTCGACTGGAATCAGGAAAAACAGCTGCTGGCGATGTCGAACCAGGACAGCAAGCACTGA
- a CDS encoding LysR family transcriptional regulator: protein MSINIPLPLLGEMAIFVKVVETGSFSEAARQSGSSPSAVSRSISRLEKALAMRLLQRTTRKLRLSDGGEEVFKRCQEMVSAAKSVMELSGQFTYEAQGLVRVSVPKAVGRFVIHPHMPEFLRRYPKVNVELLLEDRQVDLIDDNVDLAIRITDRPPAGLVGRQLLTIDHLLCATPQYLAEHGTPTHPHDLLNHSCIYLGETPSDARWKFKKGSKAVTVGVRGRYAANHTGVRLDAILQHIGIGSLPYFTARYALEQGLIVQVLPDWTFLASYHGGAWLLHSPTRYLPPKLRVFIDYLVECLEKEPTLSKPGKPRVLGKVAVEYELPERDGLLRLARED, encoded by the coding sequence GTGAGCATAAATATTCCCCTGCCGCTGCTCGGTGAAATGGCGATTTTCGTCAAGGTTGTAGAGACCGGCAGCTTCTCCGAAGCAGCACGCCAATCAGGTTCTTCTCCTTCGGCGGTCAGTCGCAGCATTTCGCGGCTGGAGAAGGCGCTCGCCATGCGCCTGCTGCAGCGAACCACGCGCAAGCTGCGCCTGAGCGACGGTGGCGAAGAGGTGTTCAAGCGTTGCCAGGAAATGGTCAGCGCGGCGAAGTCGGTGATGGAACTCAGCGGTCAATTCACTTATGAAGCGCAAGGGCTGGTGCGAGTCAGCGTGCCCAAGGCCGTCGGGCGATTCGTGATTCATCCGCACATGCCGGAATTTCTGCGGCGTTATCCCAAGGTGAATGTTGAGCTGTTGCTCGAAGATCGTCAGGTGGATTTGATTGATGACAACGTCGATCTGGCGATCCGTATTACCGACCGTCCACCCGCAGGGCTGGTGGGGCGGCAGTTGCTGACCATCGATCATTTGCTCTGTGCAACGCCGCAGTACCTGGCCGAACACGGTACGCCGACTCATCCCCACGACTTGCTCAACCACAGCTGTATCTATCTGGGCGAAACCCCGAGCGATGCGCGCTGGAAATTCAAGAAAGGCAGCAAAGCCGTGACCGTCGGCGTGCGCGGGCGTTATGCCGCCAACCACACAGGCGTGCGACTGGACGCGATATTGCAACACATCGGAATCGGCAGCCTGCCGTACTTCACCGCCCGATATGCGCTGGAGCAGGGGCTGATTGTGCAGGTTCTGCCGGACTGGACTTTTCTGGCGTCCTATCACGGCGGCGCCTGGCTGCTGCATTCGCCAACCCGCTATCTACCGCCCAAGTTACGGGTGTTTATCGACTATCTGGTGGAGTGCCTGGAGAAGGAGCCGACCTTGAGCAAGCCGGGCAAGCCAAGGGTGTTGGGCAAGGTCGCGGTGGAGTATGAATTACCCGAGCGTGATGGGTTGCTCCGACTTGCCCGCGAAGACTGA